A window of the Desulfovibrio sp. Fe33 genome harbors these coding sequences:
- the dtd gene encoding D-aminoacyl-tRNA deacylase, translating into MRIVIQRVSDAKVTVQGATVGEIGTGLLALVGFGGTDKADFPDTPAWRKILDKLFNMRVFPDESGKFDLSLNDIKGDLMLISQFTLYADCRKGRRPSFSDACHPYVAESLFDRFTEDARKLAPGGFATGRFGAEMLLDFTNWGPVTIILDSDEF; encoded by the coding sequence GTGCGCATCGTCATCCAGCGGGTTTCGGACGCCAAAGTCACCGTGCAGGGCGCGACGGTCGGGGAGATAGGCACCGGCCTGCTCGCGCTCGTCGGATTCGGCGGCACGGACAAGGCGGATTTTCCCGACACCCCCGCATGGCGCAAGATACTGGACAAGCTGTTCAACATGCGCGTCTTCCCGGACGAAAGCGGCAAGTTCGACCTCTCCCTGAACGACATCAAGGGCGACCTCATGCTCATCTCGCAATTCACGCTCTACGCGGACTGCCGCAAGGGACGCCGCCCGTCCTTCTCCGACGCCTGCCATCCCTACGTCGCGGAATCCCTGTTCGACAGGTTTACCGAAGACGCACGCAAGCTCGCCCCGGGCGGCTTCGCCACGGGCCGATTCGGCGCCGAGATGCTCCTGGACTTCA